From the genome of Nasonia vitripennis strain AsymCx chromosome 1, Nvit_psr_1.1, whole genome shotgun sequence, one region includes:
- the LOC100114263 gene encoding uncharacterized protein LOC100114263 isoform X1: MCASYSARDQNLLPEKKPLLSRVCIHVCVLSLSLSLSLSLSLSLSLSLSLSLSLSLSRVRAYNTSDKAASYKLLPTRARERKEGREARSEVDSGPRLGTSYLLVKESAALSAERRRALLCIPRATFPLFPLFYICIKECIPECCRSFANNSLSNGSKLFAEGLSGLEPACCALYADSNAFDGGYSGDFRARAFLTFLMTNRRLMSSRAKLFVEKKDLSSRLKLICYTRPSRSISIFTVKRINRRAPAPAAYSSTKRIINIQLSGQRKPYTSEHPHLYTLAVLFAVKALGSGGRRRELAGCGIVVGGAQSVSVLREAGAQAQHDRQARARAQTERGGAPASHEGGRE; this comes from the exons ATGTGTGCTTCTTACAGCGCGAGAGACCAAAACCTACTTCCCGAAAAAAAGCCGTTATtatcgcgcgtgtgtatacacgtatgtgttctctctctctctctctctctctctctctctctgtctctctctctctctctctctctctctctctctctctctctctctctctctcgtgtgcgCGCGTACAACACATCGGACAAAGCAGCTTCATATAAGCTGCTacctacgcgcgcgcgagagaggaaggaaggcAGAGAGGCAAGGTCGGAAGTTGACAGTGGCCCGCGGCTGGGCACGTCATATTTGCTCGTTAAGGAGAGCGCGGCTTTATCGGCCGAACGACGACGAGCGCTGCTCTGTATTCCGCGCGCGACGTTTCCGCTCTTTCCTCTCTTCTATATCTGTATAAAGGAGTGTATACCTGAGTGTTGTAGGAGTTTCGCAAACAACAGCTTGAGCAACGGCTCGAAACTCTTTGCGGAGGGCCTCTCTGGCCTTGAGCCGGCCTGCTGCGCTCTATACGCGGATTCGAACGCGTTTGACGGAGGCTACAGCGGCGATTTTCGAGCGAGGGCTTTTTTGACGTTTCTCATGACGAATCGCCGACTGATGTCTTCGCGCGCAAAACTCTTTGTCGAGAAAAAAGATTTATCGAGTCGCTTAAAGTTGATCTGTTACACGCGGCCGTCGCGTTCGATTTCAATTTTCACGGTCAAACGCATCAACCGCCGCGCTCCCGCTCCTGCAGCTTATTCCTCGACGAAGCGTATTATAAACATACAGCTCTCCGGCCAGAGGAAGCCCTACACATCCGAGCACCCGCACCTATATACACTCGCAGTCCTCTTTGCAGTAAAGGCGCTCGGTAGCGGGGGGAGGAGGAGAGAGCTCGCGGGCTGCGGTATAGTAGTCGGCGGCGCGCAATCAGTCAGTGTTCTCCGCGAAGCCGGCGCGCAAGCACAGCACGATCgccaggcgcgcgcgcgcgctcaaacCGAGAGAGGAGGCGCACCAGCATCGCACG AAG GCGGGAGAGAGTGA
- the LOC100114263 gene encoding MOB kinase activator-like 2 isoform X3: MFGLASRKFFKYSAIDTSLSVDVEDTVTCFCRRKARRKEKDAGTTEDPKLYLEEAALERQLPDVDLRVLVDLPPGLDYNEWLASHTLALFDHINLVYGTISEFCTPTGCPDMTGPGLRTYLWFDEKGKKTRVAAPQYIDYVMTFTQRTVSDETIFPTKYANEFPSSFESIVRKILRLLYHVVAHIYHCHFREVAHLGLHVHLNCVFAHLTLLNQRFNLIDPKETEILGDLEAALLGDSTSGTSTQTSGAAEAPTTTSGT, translated from the exons ATGTTCGGCTTGGCGAGTAGAAAGTTCTTCAAGTACTCGGCCATCGACACGTCCCTCTCCGTCGATGTTGAGGACACCGTCACGTGTTTCTGCAG AAG AAAAGCCCGACGAAAGGAAAAGGATGCGGGAACAACGGAAGACCCGAAGCTCTATCTGGAGGAAGCGGCCCTCGAGAGACAGCTGCCCGACGTCGACCTGAGGGTACTGGTCGACCTACCTCCAGGCCTCGACTACAACGAGTGGCTGGCCTCGCACACCCTCGCACTCTTCGACCACATCAACCTCGTCTACGGCACCATTTCCGAGTTTTGCACGCCCACCGGATGTCCCGACATGACCGGTCCAGGTTTGAG AACGTATCTGTGGTTCGACGAGAAAGGAAAGAAGACAAGGGTGGCGGCACCGCAGTATATCGATTATGTGATGACCTTTACACAACGCACCGTCAGCGATGAGACTATATTTCCTACAAAATATG CAAACGAATTTCCCAGTTCGTTCGAGTCGATAGTGCGCAAAATCCTGCGGCTACTTTACCACGTAGTGGCACACATTTACCACTGCCACTTCCGGGAGGTGGCACATTTGGGGCTGCACGTACACCTCAACTGTGTCTTCGCCCACCTTACGCTTCTTAATCAGCGCTTTAATCTTATCGATCCCAAGGAGACTGAAATCCTTGGTGACTTAGAGGCTGCACTTTTAG GTGATTCGACATCGGGGACATCGACGCAGACATCCGGCGCGGCGGAAGCGCCGACGACGACTTCGGGCACTTAG
- the LOC100114263 gene encoding MOB kinase activator-like 2 isoform X4, whose amino-acid sequence MFGLASRKFFKYSAIDTSLSVDVEDTVTCFCRKARRKEKDAGTTEDPKLYLEEAALERQLPDVDLRVLVDLPPGLDYNEWLASHTLALFDHINLVYGTISEFCTPTGCPDMTGPGLRTYLWFDEKGKKTRVAAPQYIDYVMTFTQRTVSDETIFPTKYANEFPSSFESIVRKILRLLYHVVAHIYHCHFREVAHLGLHVHLNCVFAHLTLLNQRFNLIDPKETEILGDLEAALLGDSTSGTSTQTSGAAEAPTTTSGT is encoded by the exons ATGTTCGGCTTGGCGAGTAGAAAGTTCTTCAAGTACTCGGCCATCGACACGTCCCTCTCCGTCGATGTTGAGGACACCGTCACGTGTTTCTGCAG AAAAGCCCGACGAAAGGAAAAGGATGCGGGAACAACGGAAGACCCGAAGCTCTATCTGGAGGAAGCGGCCCTCGAGAGACAGCTGCCCGACGTCGACCTGAGGGTACTGGTCGACCTACCTCCAGGCCTCGACTACAACGAGTGGCTGGCCTCGCACACCCTCGCACTCTTCGACCACATCAACCTCGTCTACGGCACCATTTCCGAGTTTTGCACGCCCACCGGATGTCCCGACATGACCGGTCCAGGTTTGAG AACGTATCTGTGGTTCGACGAGAAAGGAAAGAAGACAAGGGTGGCGGCACCGCAGTATATCGATTATGTGATGACCTTTACACAACGCACCGTCAGCGATGAGACTATATTTCCTACAAAATATG CAAACGAATTTCCCAGTTCGTTCGAGTCGATAGTGCGCAAAATCCTGCGGCTACTTTACCACGTAGTGGCACACATTTACCACTGCCACTTCCGGGAGGTGGCACATTTGGGGCTGCACGTACACCTCAACTGTGTCTTCGCCCACCTTACGCTTCTTAATCAGCGCTTTAATCTTATCGATCCCAAGGAGACTGAAATCCTTGGTGACTTAGAGGCTGCACTTTTAG GTGATTCGACATCGGGGACATCGACGCAGACATCCGGCGCGGCGGAAGCGCCGACGACGACTTCGGGCACTTAG
- the LOC100114263 gene encoding MOB kinase activator-like 2 isoform X2: protein MLRSPARGAVAILGSSSAPTTPVHHATSSGSTSASNAVHSRLSLLDTCHRKIRFFSELVAKARRKEKDAGTTEDPKLYLEEAALERQLPDVDLRVLVDLPPGLDYNEWLASHTLALFDHINLVYGTISEFCTPTGCPDMTGPGLRTYLWFDEKGKKTRVAAPQYIDYVMTFTQRTVSDETIFPTKYANEFPSSFESIVRKILRLLYHVVAHIYHCHFREVAHLGLHVHLNCVFAHLTLLNQRFNLIDPKETEILGDLEAALLGDSTSGTSTQTSGAAEAPTTTSGT, encoded by the exons ATGCTTCGTTCGCCGGCGCGCGGGGCTGTCGCCATATTGGGATCGTCATCAGCGCCAACGACACCGGTCCACCATGCCACTAGCTCGGGTAGCACCTCCGCTAGTAACGCGGTGCACTCGCGACTCTCCCTACTCGACACGTGCCACAGGAAAATACGATTCTTCAGCGAACTTGTTGC AAAAGCCCGACGAAAGGAAAAGGATGCGGGAACAACGGAAGACCCGAAGCTCTATCTGGAGGAAGCGGCCCTCGAGAGACAGCTGCCCGACGTCGACCTGAGGGTACTGGTCGACCTACCTCCAGGCCTCGACTACAACGAGTGGCTGGCCTCGCACACCCTCGCACTCTTCGACCACATCAACCTCGTCTACGGCACCATTTCCGAGTTTTGCACGCCCACCGGATGTCCCGACATGACCGGTCCAGGTTTGAG AACGTATCTGTGGTTCGACGAGAAAGGAAAGAAGACAAGGGTGGCGGCACCGCAGTATATCGATTATGTGATGACCTTTACACAACGCACCGTCAGCGATGAGACTATATTTCCTACAAAATATG CAAACGAATTTCCCAGTTCGTTCGAGTCGATAGTGCGCAAAATCCTGCGGCTACTTTACCACGTAGTGGCACACATTTACCACTGCCACTTCCGGGAGGTGGCACATTTGGGGCTGCACGTACACCTCAACTGTGTCTTCGCCCACCTTACGCTTCTTAATCAGCGCTTTAATCTTATCGATCCCAAGGAGACTGAAATCCTTGGTGACTTAGAGGCTGCACTTTTAG GTGATTCGACATCGGGGACATCGACGCAGACATCCGGCGCGGCGGAAGCGCCGACGACGACTTCGGGCACTTAG
- the LOC100114263 gene encoding MOB kinase activator-like 2 isoform X5 has protein sequence MQQQSGQRGHFSKPFLSYFFFPRKKKARRKEKDAGTTEDPKLYLEEAALERQLPDVDLRVLVDLPPGLDYNEWLASHTLALFDHINLVYGTISEFCTPTGCPDMTGPGLRTYLWFDEKGKKTRVAAPQYIDYVMTFTQRTVSDETIFPTKYANEFPSSFESIVRKILRLLYHVVAHIYHCHFREVAHLGLHVHLNCVFAHLTLLNQRFNLIDPKETEILGDLEAALLGDSTSGTSTQTSGAAEAPTTTSGT, from the exons atgCAGCAGCAATCGGGCCAACGCGGCCACTTCTCCAAACCCTTCCTCAGCTACTTTTTCTTTCCGAGAAAGAA AAAAGCCCGACGAAAGGAAAAGGATGCGGGAACAACGGAAGACCCGAAGCTCTATCTGGAGGAAGCGGCCCTCGAGAGACAGCTGCCCGACGTCGACCTGAGGGTACTGGTCGACCTACCTCCAGGCCTCGACTACAACGAGTGGCTGGCCTCGCACACCCTCGCACTCTTCGACCACATCAACCTCGTCTACGGCACCATTTCCGAGTTTTGCACGCCCACCGGATGTCCCGACATGACCGGTCCAGGTTTGAG AACGTATCTGTGGTTCGACGAGAAAGGAAAGAAGACAAGGGTGGCGGCACCGCAGTATATCGATTATGTGATGACCTTTACACAACGCACCGTCAGCGATGAGACTATATTTCCTACAAAATATG CAAACGAATTTCCCAGTTCGTTCGAGTCGATAGTGCGCAAAATCCTGCGGCTACTTTACCACGTAGTGGCACACATTTACCACTGCCACTTCCGGGAGGTGGCACATTTGGGGCTGCACGTACACCTCAACTGTGTCTTCGCCCACCTTACGCTTCTTAATCAGCGCTTTAATCTTATCGATCCCAAGGAGACTGAAATCCTTGGTGACTTAGAGGCTGCACTTTTAG GTGATTCGACATCGGGGACATCGACGCAGACATCCGGCGCGGCGGAAGCGCCGACGACGACTTCGGGCACTTAG
- the LOC100678583 gene encoding uncharacterized protein LOC100678583 produces MALENEISSSDTLERSNVTSLQSDDRSTKIQKSPELNSHNTNLNPQQNCFYQQHTLGKVKLIPCPVLNSNFEPTRQCLCQQFQLGAYYPPNQNVDGNERKEKRRFNLKWPRQSYVNKKDKSYEAKFKNRPYFRNDKPFACYGVLEGMPRKKTSRFKYVIGSSAKHRLNPHNDVDSDQPEKIEIYYFDHGNSGYYHTTDLPPILKTEKFAEETSSKITQFWAEIFGYVHIIVSVITALVLQFLRCILFSLIRPLTVGVIQLMADYFIKPLLSITFNGLIQPFLILFYNVATSLRDCCEPLATALGYYMRELAVLFRSCRLIEINHGDRGIANT; encoded by the exons ATGGCTTTAGAGAATGAAATATCTTCTTCAGATACGTTAGAAAGATCGAATGTTACTTCGTTGCAATCGGATGATCGTTCAACAAAAATTCAGAAGTCTCCAGAGTTGAACAGCCACAATACTAACCTTAACCCACAACAAA aTTGCTTTTATCAGCAGCATACATTAGGCAAAGTTAAACTCATTCCTTGCCCTGTGCTGAATTCTAATTTCGAGCCAACACGCCAGTGTCTTTGTCAACAATTTCAGCT CGGCGCATATTATCCGCCCAACCAGAATGTCGatg GtaatgaaagaaaagaaaaacggcGGTTTAACTTGAAGTGGCCCCGACAGAGCTAtgtgaataaaaaagataAGTCTTACGAAGCGAAGTTCAAAAATAGGCCATATTTTCGCAATGACAAG CCTTTTGCATGCTACGGCGTATTGGAAGGAATGCCCCGAAAGAAAACTTCTCGATTCAAATACGTAATAGGGAGTTCCGCGAAACACAGATTGAATCCGCACAACGACGTAGACAGCGATCAGCCAGAAAAGATAGAAATCTATTATTTCGATCATGGAAACTCGGG ATACTACCATACCACGGACTTACCCCCTATTCTGAAGACGGAGAAGTTCGCCGAGGAAACCAGCTCTAAAATTACTCAATTCTGGGCCGAGATATTTGGCTACGTGCACATTATAGTTTCCGTCATTACGGCACTCGTACTGCAATTCTTGCGCTGCATACTTTTCAGCCTGATTAGACCTCTGACGGTCGGCGTAATCCAGCTGATGGCAGACTACTTCATAAAGCCTCTGCTTTCTATAACGTTCAACGGACTCATACAGCCCTTCTTGATTTTATTCTACAACGTGGCCACGTCACTCCGCGACTGTTGCGAACCCCTAGCCACGGCTCTAGGCTACTACATGAGGGAACTGGCGGTGCTCTTTCGATCCTGTCGGCTGATCGAAATAAACCACGGCGATAGAGGCATCGCCAACACATGA
- the LOC100114324 gene encoding palmitoyltransferase Hip14 isoform X2, with amino-acid sequence MYALQMQNACQGEGDGEPQPDPCSQNPEPAPTTTQDCSNFDIVRATQYGALDRVTELVEAGADVNQPDAETVTLLHWAAINNRKEIVKYLIAKGATVDAIGGELASTPLHWATRQGHLATVVILMRAGADPTLRDCEGSSCIHLAAQFGHTAIVAYLVAKGVNPNMPDRSAMTPLMWSAYKINSLDPTRLLLTLGASHSLTDNLHGNTALHWAIIAKNNTAIKTLVHYGASLDVPNFKNETPMMLLGPHIGAAWLGHKFSHEIRQKQGRTRVWCRDKRIRWYCMISTPFIIFYAIGMIFQSGLDYLIKLVAFVALYIAIHTASNYIYDERLYYVLPMSIYLATKMWIYVTWVFWLGIHAAWYLWLLLVGGSVPLWICFLQSWRGDPGVIKASHEDKLNCIIELAENGGFEPQLFCHTCLVRKPIRSKHCSVCDVCVARYDHHCPWVNNCIGARNHKYFLGFLMSLLGLCIVVLTASIQYWQFECWTNLTDGHTADNYLIAAATCDAWIMWVTTNTALHSFWVGTLLACQCYQIMILGMTTNERINAGRYKHFSKGNPFHRGALQNAADFCDCSFCGLKAKPSTDWLHSYDLKQSVEKLPLLSQKDNYQYV; translated from the exons ATGTACGCTCTACAGATGCAGAATGCCTGCCAGGGCGAAGGCGATGGTGAACCCCAGCCAGATCCTTGTTCACAGAACCCGGAGCCTGCCCCGACTACCACGCAGGATTGTAGTAATTTTGATATTGTCAGAGCTACACAG TATGGAGCTCTGGATAGAGTCACAGAATTGGTAGAGGCAGGCGCGGACGTTAACCAGCCTGATGCCGAAACAGTCACTCTGTTGCACTGGGCTGCTATTAATAACCGCAAGGAAATTGTTAAGTATTTGATAGCAAAAGGAGCTACCGTAGATGCCATTGGTGGAGAGCTAGCTTCCACACCCTTGCACTGGGCCACAAg GCAAGGGCATTTGGCTACTGTTGTCATCCTAATGAGAGCTGGTGCTGACCCCACACTCAGGGACTGCGAAGGCTCATCCTGTATCCACTTGGCAGCTCAATTTGGACATACAGCTATAGTTGCCTATCTAGTCGCAAAGGGTGTTAATCCAAACATGCCTGACAGGAGTGCCATGACACCGCTGATGTGGAGCGCTTACAAAATAAACAG TCTAGATCCTACTCGATTGCTCCTCACATTGGGAGCCTCGCATAGTCTGACTGACAATCTCCATGGAAACACAGCGCTGCACTGGGCAATTATTGCTAAAAATAACACGGCCATTAAAACGCTGGTTCATTATGGAGCTTCCTTGGATGTTCCAAATTTTAAGAATGAAACGCCCATGATGCTGCTGGGACCTCACATAGGAGCAGCTTGGTTGGGCCACAAATTCAGTCATGAAATAAGACAAAAACAAGGACGAACAAGGGTTTGGTGTCGTGATAAG AGAATACGATGGTACTGCATGATAAGCACtccttttataatattttacgcGATTGGAATGATATTTCAAAGCGGCCTAGATTACTTGATAAAGTTGGTTGCCTTTGTTGCTCTCTATATTGCAATTCATACTGCAAGTAACTATATTTATGACGAGAGACTTTATTACGTTTTGCCAATGTCGATTTACTTAGCAACTAAG ATGTGGATATACGTTACTTGGGTCTTTTGGCTCGGGATACATGCGGCATGGTATCTGTGGCTTTTACTAGTCGGTGGTTCAGTTCCTCTTTGGATTTGCTTTTTACAATCTTGGCGTGGAGATCCGGGTGTAATTAAAGCCTCTCATGAAGATAAACTTAAT tgTATAATAGAATTAGCAGAAAACGGCGGCTTTGAGCCTCAATTGTTTTGCCATACTTGCTTGGTGCGCAAACCCATACGATCAAAACACTGTTCTGTATGCGACGTCTGCGTGGCACGGTATGATCACCACTGTCCTTGGGTAAACAATTGTATCG GTGCTCGGAATCATAAATACTTTCTTGGATTCTTAATGTCCCTCTTGGGTCTCTGTATTGTAGTATTAACCGCTAGTATTCAGTATTGGCAGTTCGAGTGTTGGACAAATCTTACCGACGGACACACTGCTGATAACTATCTGATTGCAGCTGCAACCTGTGATGCATGGATTATGTGGGTCACAACAAACACTGCTCTTCATTCATTTTGGGTTGGAACTTTGCTCGCTTGTCAATGCTACCag ATCATGATCCTGGGCATGACAACAAACGAACGTATAAACGCTGGTCGTTATAAACACTTCAGCAAAGGAAATCCATTCCACAGAGGAGCCTTACAGAATGCAGCTGACTTTTGTGATTGTAGCTTCTGCGGTTTGAAAGCCAAACCCAGTACTGACTGGCTTCACAGTTACGACTTGAAACAGAGTGTCGAAAAATTGCCTTTACTTTCGCAAAAAGACAATTACCAATACGTCTAA
- the LOC100114324 gene encoding palmitoyltransferase Hip14 isoform X1 has protein sequence MYALQMQNACQGEGDGEPQPDPCSQNPEPAPTTTQDCSNFDIVRATQYGALDRVTELVEAGADVNQPDAETVTLLHWAAINNRKEIVKYLIAKGATVDAIGGELASTPLHWATRQGHLATVVILMRAGADPTLRDCEGSSCIHLAAQFGHTAIVAYLVAKGVNPNMPDRSAMTPLMWSAYKINSFAYFHSLDPTRLLLTLGASHSLTDNLHGNTALHWAIIAKNNTAIKTLVHYGASLDVPNFKNETPMMLLGPHIGAAWLGHKFSHEIRQKQGRTRVWCRDKRIRWYCMISTPFIIFYAIGMIFQSGLDYLIKLVAFVALYIAIHTASNYIYDERLYYVLPMSIYLATKMWIYVTWVFWLGIHAAWYLWLLLVGGSVPLWICFLQSWRGDPGVIKASHEDKLNCIIELAENGGFEPQLFCHTCLVRKPIRSKHCSVCDVCVARYDHHCPWVNNCIGARNHKYFLGFLMSLLGLCIVVLTASIQYWQFECWTNLTDGHTADNYLIAAATCDAWIMWVTTNTALHSFWVGTLLACQCYQIMILGMTTNERINAGRYKHFSKGNPFHRGALQNAADFCDCSFCGLKAKPSTDWLHSYDLKQSVEKLPLLSQKDNYQYV, from the exons ATGTACGCTCTACAGATGCAGAATGCCTGCCAGGGCGAAGGCGATGGTGAACCCCAGCCAGATCCTTGTTCACAGAACCCGGAGCCTGCCCCGACTACCACGCAGGATTGTAGTAATTTTGATATTGTCAGAGCTACACAG TATGGAGCTCTGGATAGAGTCACAGAATTGGTAGAGGCAGGCGCGGACGTTAACCAGCCTGATGCCGAAACAGTCACTCTGTTGCACTGGGCTGCTATTAATAACCGCAAGGAAATTGTTAAGTATTTGATAGCAAAAGGAGCTACCGTAGATGCCATTGGTGGAGAGCTAGCTTCCACACCCTTGCACTGGGCCACAAg GCAAGGGCATTTGGCTACTGTTGTCATCCTAATGAGAGCTGGTGCTGACCCCACACTCAGGGACTGCGAAGGCTCATCCTGTATCCACTTGGCAGCTCAATTTGGACATACAGCTATAGTTGCCTATCTAGTCGCAAAGGGTGTTAATCCAAACATGCCTGACAGGAGTGCCATGACACCGCTGATGTGGAGCGCTTACAAAATAAACAG cttCGCATATTTTCACAGTCTAGATCCTACTCGATTGCTCCTCACATTGGGAGCCTCGCATAGTCTGACTGACAATCTCCATGGAAACACAGCGCTGCACTGGGCAATTATTGCTAAAAATAACACGGCCATTAAAACGCTGGTTCATTATGGAGCTTCCTTGGATGTTCCAAATTTTAAGAATGAAACGCCCATGATGCTGCTGGGACCTCACATAGGAGCAGCTTGGTTGGGCCACAAATTCAGTCATGAAATAAGACAAAAACAAGGACGAACAAGGGTTTGGTGTCGTGATAAG AGAATACGATGGTACTGCATGATAAGCACtccttttataatattttacgcGATTGGAATGATATTTCAAAGCGGCCTAGATTACTTGATAAAGTTGGTTGCCTTTGTTGCTCTCTATATTGCAATTCATACTGCAAGTAACTATATTTATGACGAGAGACTTTATTACGTTTTGCCAATGTCGATTTACTTAGCAACTAAG ATGTGGATATACGTTACTTGGGTCTTTTGGCTCGGGATACATGCGGCATGGTATCTGTGGCTTTTACTAGTCGGTGGTTCAGTTCCTCTTTGGATTTGCTTTTTACAATCTTGGCGTGGAGATCCGGGTGTAATTAAAGCCTCTCATGAAGATAAACTTAAT tgTATAATAGAATTAGCAGAAAACGGCGGCTTTGAGCCTCAATTGTTTTGCCATACTTGCTTGGTGCGCAAACCCATACGATCAAAACACTGTTCTGTATGCGACGTCTGCGTGGCACGGTATGATCACCACTGTCCTTGGGTAAACAATTGTATCG GTGCTCGGAATCATAAATACTTTCTTGGATTCTTAATGTCCCTCTTGGGTCTCTGTATTGTAGTATTAACCGCTAGTATTCAGTATTGGCAGTTCGAGTGTTGGACAAATCTTACCGACGGACACACTGCTGATAACTATCTGATTGCAGCTGCAACCTGTGATGCATGGATTATGTGGGTCACAACAAACACTGCTCTTCATTCATTTTGGGTTGGAACTTTGCTCGCTTGTCAATGCTACCag ATCATGATCCTGGGCATGACAACAAACGAACGTATAAACGCTGGTCGTTATAAACACTTCAGCAAAGGAAATCCATTCCACAGAGGAGCCTTACAGAATGCAGCTGACTTTTGTGATTGTAGCTTCTGCGGTTTGAAAGCCAAACCCAGTACTGACTGGCTTCACAGTTACGACTTGAAACAGAGTGTCGAAAAATTGCCTTTACTTTCGCAAAAAGACAATTACCAATACGTCTAA
- the LOC100114352 gene encoding hornerin-like translates to MAASSAIWMNGLAALLLALLLPLDDSRGAMARPAGYDDYLTLEGAGADMLTVGSLRREVRQPAPAQQQRIATEVSDLLSLGNEPKKSHEQHRKKHAKNASGKSDEGGFYKSYGSDADGEKGYLKKTYSKGDHGYKSLDTFHKKLGDRYGFEEHEAFGKESDKDEGKHHGKSASQKRKHSDDHEGAGTDDVSHYADEGDSSTYSEGDGSGENYGDGESSSYNDGGSEGYSESYSSGDGDSYGSGESYSSDGGSSGEGGDYY, encoded by the exons ATGGCTGCATCATCGGCGATCTGGATGAACGGTCtggcggcgctgctgctggcactgctgctgccgctggaTGATTCGCGGGGAGCCATGGCGAGACCGGCCGGCTACGATGACTACTTGACGCTGGAAGGAGCCGGCGCTGACATGCTCACGGTGGGATCGTTACGTCGAGAGGTGAGACAGCCCGCGCCGGCACAGCAGCAGAGGATCGCCACGGAGGTCAGCGATCTGCTGTCGCTCGGAAACGAGCCCAAGAAGAGCCACGAGCAGCACCGCAAGAAACACGCCAAGAACGCTTCCG GTAAATCGGACGAGGGCGGCTTCTACAAGAGTTACGGCAGCGACGCCGACGGCGAGAAGGGCTACCTGAAGAAGACCTACAGCAAAGGCGACCACGGCTACAAGAGCCTCGACACGTTCCACAAGAAGCTCGGCGACAGATACGGCTTCGAGGAGCACGAGGCATTCGGCAAGGAGTCCGACAAGGACGAGGGAAAGCACCACGGAAAATCGGCCTCGCAGAAGCGCAAGCACAGCGACGATCACGAGGGTGCCG gaaCCGACGACGTGTCGCACTACGCGGACGAGGGTGACTCCTCGACGTACAGCGAAGGCGATGGCTCTGGCGAAAACTACGGCGACGGCGAGTCATCCTCTTACAACGACGGTGGCAGCGAGGGCTACAGCGAGTCCTACTCGTCCGGTGACGGCGACAGCTATGGCTCCGGCGAGTCTTACTCTTCGGACGGCGGGTCTTCCGGCGAAGGCGGCGACTACTACTGA